From a region of the Zingiber officinale cultivar Zhangliang chromosome 10B, Zo_v1.1, whole genome shotgun sequence genome:
- the LOC122029294 gene encoding phospholipase A(1) DAD1, chloroplastic-like, with amino-acid sequence MKLQAVATGIPWPSASPFTSSAKRPCMVAASTSSKAAAFSMLRDDHPPPPTSVAIKERWREYQGDNNWEGLLDPLDSGLRSEILRYGEFARAAYTCFDFEPSSPTYATCRFPKGSFLPCAGLPDTGYRVTRHLTATSGNAPWLPFSPRTAWIGYVAVCDDADEIDRLGRRDIVVAFRGTATVLEWAENLRATLTHLGPVAPRAAEPMVESGFWSLFTSGHRSLRDQVRCEVRRLLDKYSRGPAPPVSLTITGHSLGAAVAVLTAYDVTTALEDEGPSTTTVVSFGGPRVGNASFRRGLEEAGTKVLRIVNTDDIIPKVPPAGFVAEKEQGAAEAAETEEEESGAGWRLPNWLASKTGWAYADLGRELRLSSGRRTGNVVACHDLGLYLNLVDQLSSGGAGGCPLCPSLANAIRTN; translated from the coding sequence ATGAAGCTGCAGGCGGTCGCCACCGGCATTCCTTGGCCCTCGGCCTCGCCGTTCACTTCTTCGGCGAAGCGGCCGTGCATGGTGGCGGCGTCAACCTCCTCGAAGGCCGCAGCATTCTCGATGCTGAGAGATGATCATCCACCTCCGCCGACGTCCGTAGCGATCAAGGAGCGGTGGCGAGAATACCAGGGAGACAACAACTGGGAAGGTCTCCTCGACCCGCTGGACTCCGGCCTCCGGTCGGAGATCCTCCGGTACGGCGAGTTCGCCCGTGCCGCCTATACCTGCTTCGACTTCGAACCCTCATCGCCCACCTACGCCACCTGCCGCTTCCCTAAAGGCTCCTTCCTCCCCTGCGCCGGCCTTCCGGATACCGGTTACCGCGTCACCCGCCACCTCACAGCCACCTCAGGCAACGCCCCCTGGCTTCCCTTCTCTCCCCGCACCGCCTGGATCGGCTACGTGGCCGTCTGCGACGACGCAGATGAAATCGACCGCCTCGGCCGCCGCGACATCGTCGTCGCCTTTCGCGGTACCGCCACGGTCCTCGAGTGGGCGGAGAACCTCCGGGCCACGCTGACCCACCTCGGCCCGGTGGCCCCCCGCGCGGCGGAGCCAATGGTGGAGAGCGGCTTCTGGAGTCTCTTCACCTCCGGCCACCGGAGCCTCCGCGACCAGGTCCGGTGCGAGGTGCGCCGCCTCCTCGACAAGTACTCCCGCGGGCCAGCGCCGCCAGTCAGCCTGACGATCACCGGCCACAGCCTGGGGGCGGCGGTCGCGGTGCTGACGGCCTACGACGTCACGACGGCGCTGGAAGACGAGGGCCCGTCGACGACGACGGTGGTGTCGTTCGGGGGTCCGAGGGTTGGCAACGCGAGCTTCCGACGGGGGCTGGAAGAGGCCGGCACCAAGGTTCTCCGGATCGTTAACACCGACGACATCATCCCGAAGGTGCCTCCGGCTGGGTTCGTGGCGGAGAAAGAACAGGGGGCGGCGGAAGCGGCGGAAACAGAGGAGGAGGAATCAGGGGCAGGGTGGCGGCTGCCGAACTGGCTAGCGTCGAAAACGGGATGGGCGTACGCGGACTTGGGAAGGGAGCTGCGGCTAAGCAGCGGACGGCGCACCGGCAATGTGGTGGCCTGTCATGACCTCGGCCTCTACCTCAACCTGGTCGACCAGCTCAGTTCCGGCGGCGCCGGCGGTTGTCCTCTGTGCCCGTCGCTCGCCAACGCCATAAGAACgaattaa